One window of the Cherax quadricarinatus isolate ZL_2023a chromosome 1, ASM3850222v1, whole genome shotgun sequence genome contains the following:
- the LOC138852820 gene encoding uncharacterized protein, with protein sequence MPWKHIRRAVTTKRGCLNHAKTSIDDFPITRDKLSILEKENKVSLYVYQLRKDQDRTFMAMCRKGNKKYKDIMCALLLNERHLVLIKDFDGLKKLDETKLPSKDHFFNSLRNSAISQEDYEHALKVFELGKYKTLGDYLMLYLKTDVGLLADVFMEWRKTLKDIYKLDVSNYISLPSFSWDAFLLKTNVRLDMIYSHELYDLIKRNLRGGFTCAINHGMGTHILYLDFNSLYASAMVEALPQNGIRKLSNDEKNAILDVGLSNVSCEGQKGYWIECDTKHISPEVARLTDELPLILSHMNISADMLSPYCESILKNEGRKIPKSNGKLVGSHLSQKNYLISLELLQLLLELGLEVEKVHTIYEYTQTKFLEPFISTNIAQRTATRCPIKSKAFKLTNNAIYGKSLLNITKYAEKYRYINNEKAFIRASKDPLLKNITHLNQDRVICTFNKDILEVKQPLYLGFQILEIAKKKLYHFWYKVLKQHYGDDVRLLYTDTDSYIFSLKCKDLYTELKSEPLLGYMDFSNFSPEHPLYDDSRKGELGLLKSEMCDNHISELIALKAKMYSVKIAGRSTNVSRAKGIPSQFMPLLTHARYKNVLSNADRELFTCKSIGNVKGEICTVRINKRGLSAFDDKRYHLNTNESLAYGHPDIPPSKRRRIE encoded by the exons ATGCCATGGAAACATATTCGCAGAGCAGTTACTACTAAGAGAGGATGTCTTAATCATGCAAAAACTTCTATAGATGATTTCCCCATTACGCGTGATAAGTTAAGTATattagagaaggaaaataaagtgtCATTATATGTTTATCAATTAAGAAAGGATCAAGATAGGACATTTATGGCTATGTGTCgtaaggggaataagaaatataaggaCATTATGTGCGCGTTATTGTTGAATGAAAGACATTTGGTTTTAATCAAAGATTTTGACGG tttaaagaagctcgatgaaacaaaattacccagtaaagatcatttttttaattctttgagaaataGCGCTATCAGCCAAGAAGATTATGAACATGCATTGAAAGTGTTTGAGTTGGGTAAATATAAGACTTTAGGAGATTACTTGATGTTATATCTCAAGACAGATGTTGGTTTGTTAGCcgatgtcttcatggagtggcgtaAAACACTCAAGGATATTTATAAGTTAGACGTTAGCAATTATATAAGTTTACCATCATTCAGTTGGGATGCATTCCtattgaaaactaatgtaagattaGATATGATATATTCCCATGAATTATATGACTTGATTAAAAGGAATCTCAGAGGTGGGTTTACCTGCGCAATTAATCA TGGAATGGGCACTCATATTCTATATCTAGATTTCAATTCTTTGTATGCTAGTGCgatggttgaagctcttccacaGAATGGTATCAGAAAATTATCCAATGACGAGAAGAATGCTATCCTCGATGTGGGATTAAGTAATGTTTCCTGTGAAGGTCAAAAGGGATATTGGATAGAATGTGATACCAAGCACATATCCCCCGAGGTAGCTAGACTCACTGATGAACTTCCTTTAATATTATCCCACATGAATATATCAGCAGATATGTTATCTCCTTATTGTGAATCtatattgaaaaatgaaggtagaaagatccccaaatctaatgggaaattagtgggcagtcatttatctcagaaaaattatttgatcagtctagaattgttacagttattactggaacttgggttagaggtggaaaaggttcataccatatatgaatatacacagacaaaatttttagaacccttcatatcaactaatattgcacagagaacagctacaagatgtcctatcaagtcaaaagccttcaaattaactaataacgcCATATATGGGAAATCATTGCTGAATATTACAAAGTATGCTGAGAAATATAGATATATCAATAATGAGAAAGCATTTATTAGAGCGAGTAAGGATCCTTTGttaaaaaatatcacacatttaAATCAAGATAGAGTGATCTGCACATTCAATAAAGATATATTAGAAGTTAAGCAACCACTTTATCTcggttttcaaattcttgagatagctaaaaagaaattgtatcatttttggtataaagttttaaaacagcattatggtgatgatgtaagacttctttataccgatactgactcgtatatttttagcttgaaatgtaaagatttgtacaccgagttaaaaagtgaaccattgttaggttatatggatttttcaaatttcagtcctGAGCATCCCTTATATGATGATAGTAGAAAAGGGGAGCTGGGGTTATTGAAATCTGAAATGTGTGATAACCATATTAGCGAGTTGATAGCCCTGAAAGCTAAAATGTATTCTGTCAAGATTGCTGGAAGATCAACTAATGTCAGCAGAGCCAAGGGTATTCCTTCGCAATTTATGCCGTTATTAACACATGCAAGATATAAGAATGTTTTATCAAATGCAGATAGAGAATTATTCACGTGTAAGTctataggtaatgtaaaaggtgaaatatgtacggtaagaattaataagagaggtttgtcagcctttgatgataaaagatatcatttgaatactaatgaatccttggcttatggacaccctgatattccaccatctaaacgtaggagaatagagtga